In the Deltaproteobacteria bacterium genome, GCTCTCGATCGTCGGGGCGCGGACGAAGGACCTCCTGATCCTCGAGGACGAGATGCGGGCGGTCTCCGACGAGATCGTGGTGACCACCGACGACGGGTCGTACGCGAAGAAGGGGTTCGTGACGACCGCGCTGCAGGAGTTCATCGACCGGGGCGAGAAGATCGGACTGTGCATCGCCATCGGCCCCGTGCCGATGATGCGCGCCGTGGCGGAGGTGACCCGCCCCCACGGGATCAAGACCATGGTGAGCCTCAATCCGATCATGGTGGACGCCACCGGGATGTGCGGCGCCTGCCGGGTGACGGTGGGCGGGACGACGAAGTTCGTCTGCGTCGACGGCCCCGAGTTCGACGGCCACCAGGTCGATTTCAAGGAACTGGTGATGCGCAACCGCGCGTACCTCCGGGAGGAGAAGACGGCGATGGAGCGGATCGAACACAAGGACGGGAAGTGCATGGGCGGCGCCGCCGTCCCCGCGGGAGGTGGAAACTGATGGCCGACGCGACCCCGAGACCGCGCCCGAAGCCGTTCAGCATTCCCCGGCAGCCGATGCCCGAGCAGCCGCCGCAGGTGCGGGTCGGGAACTTCCGGGAAGTCCCGTTCGGGCTGACCCCGGACCTCGCCATCCTCGAGGCGTCCCGTTGCATCCAGTGCAAGAACCCGCAGTGCGTGAAGGGATGCCCGGTGAGCGTCCAGATCCCCGAATTCATCGACCTGGTGGCGCGGGGGAAATTCGTCGAGGCGGCGAGGAAGATCAAGGAGACGAACGCCCTTCCCGCGGTGTGCGGCCGCGTCTGCCCCCAGGAGGAACAGTGCGAGATGCCGTGCGTCCTCGGAAAGAAGGGGGAGCCGGTGGCGATCGGCCGGCTCGAGCGGTTCGTCGCCGACTTCGAGCGGGTGACCGGCAATGTGGAGGTCCCCGGGGTCGCGGCTCCGACCGGAAAGCGGGTGGCGGTAGTGGGCGCGGGACCGGCGGGGCTCACCGTGGCGGGCGACCTCGTGCAGATCGGCCACGACGTGACGATCTTCGAGGCGCTGCACAAGGCGGGTGGGGTCCTGATGTACGGCATCCCCGAGTTCCGCCTCCCCAAGGAGATCGTCCAGGCCGAGGTGGAGTACATCCGGAAGATGGGAGCGAAGATCGAGTGCAACGCGGTGATCGGGAAGTCGATCACGATCGACGAACTGCTGAACGAGGAGGGGTTCGACGCCGTCTTCGTCGGCACGGGCGCGGGACTTCCGTACTTCATGAACATCCCGGGGGAGAACCTCATCGGGGTCTACTCGGCGAACGAATACCTCACCCGGGCGAACCTGATGAAGGCGTACCTGTTCCCGGAGACCGACACCCCGCTGAACAAGGCGACGAACGTCGCGGTCGTCGGCGGCGGGAACGTGGCGATGGACTCGGCGCGCACGGCGAAGCGGATGGGGGCGGAGCACGTGTACCTCGTCTACCGCCGCTCGAAGAAGGAGATGCCCGCCCGGGTCGAGGAGGTCCACCACGCGGAGGAGGAGGGGATCGAGTTCCACCTCCTGACGAACCCGGTCACCTACCATGGGGACGACGAGTCGCGGGTGACCTCGGTGGAGTGCCAGAAGATGGAACTGGGAGAGCCCGACGCGTCGGGGCGGCGCCGCCCGGTCGCGATGAAAGGCTCGGAGTTCAAGCTCCCGGTGGACACGGTCATCGTCGCCATCGGGAACGGCGCCAATCCGCTGGTCCCGTCGACGACCCCGGGGCTGGACACGAACAAGTGGGGGAACATCCTCGCGGACCAGGAGACGGGGAAGACAAGCAAGAAGGGGGTCTTCGCCGGCGGGGACATCGTCATCGGAGCGGCCACCGTCATCCTCGCGATGGGAGCCGGCCGCAAGGCCGCCGCCGCCATGCACGAGTATTTAAAAACGGGCGCCTGGTAACTACCGCCCCTGCAGCATCTCCACGAACGCCTGGACCCGGATCCTCGTCCGGCCGTCCACCGGGCCGGGAGCGTCGCCCTCCAGCGTGAGGACCGGCACCCCGACCTCTTCCCGTAATAAAATGTCCTCGATCTGCCGGAAGCAGAACGACTGGACGTAATGGACGATCCCCCGCACCTCCCGCCGCGCCGCCTCCGCCTTGATGTCCGAAAGCCGCTCGAAGAAGGAGTACGGGTAGGTGTAGGCCAGATACTGCGCGACGAGCGAGCCCGTCGCTCCCGGCATGGCGAACTGCCGCTGCACCTCGTTCAGCACGGCCCGGGCGCCCGCCTCCTCGAAGCAGGCGTGCAGGCCGGAGACGATCGGCGGCACGCCGACGAAGGCGATCGGGACGAGGTCGTTCCGCGCGGGCCTCGTCGACGCCTCGGCGAGGAAGGCGGCGGCCCGGCGCCCGTACTCGTCCGGGTCGCCGTCGAAGTCGGAGCAGGCGACCAGCCACTGGTGGTTCTCCTCCCCGGTGACCTTTCCCTCTTCCCACGTCAGGCGGTCGATCTCGTGGGCGAGGCGGCGGACGCCGTCGA is a window encoding:
- a CDS encoding sulfide/dihydroorotate dehydrogenase-like FAD/NAD-binding protein; amino-acid sequence: MFPILETKEIAKNVYLQRIHAPRVAKKHKAGQFLVLRRTDAGERIPLTIVSSDAAEGSVTIIFQAVGKSTTEFARMKPGDSYLDLVGPLGLATHIEKFGTVVGIGGGIGAAPLLPIATAIKEAGNRLLSIVGARTKDLLILEDEMRAVSDEIVVTTDDGSYAKKGFVTTALQEFIDRGEKIGLCIAIGPVPMMRAVAEVTRPHGIKTMVSLNPIMVDATGMCGACRVTVGGTTKFVCVDGPEFDGHQVDFKELVMRNRAYLREEKTAMERIEHKDGKCMGGAAVPAGGGN
- the gltA gene encoding NADPH-dependent glutamate synthase; translation: MADATPRPRPKPFSIPRQPMPEQPPQVRVGNFREVPFGLTPDLAILEASRCIQCKNPQCVKGCPVSVQIPEFIDLVARGKFVEAARKIKETNALPAVCGRVCPQEEQCEMPCVLGKKGEPVAIGRLERFVADFERVTGNVEVPGVAAPTGKRVAVVGAGPAGLTVAGDLVQIGHDVTIFEALHKAGGVLMYGIPEFRLPKEIVQAEVEYIRKMGAKIECNAVIGKSITIDELLNEEGFDAVFVGTGAGLPYFMNIPGENLIGVYSANEYLTRANLMKAYLFPETDTPLNKATNVAVVGGGNVAMDSARTAKRMGAEHVYLVYRRSKKEMPARVEEVHHAEEEGIEFHLLTNPVTYHGDDESRVTSVECQKMELGEPDASGRRRPVAMKGSEFKLPVDTVIVAIGNGANPLVPSTTPGLDTNKWGNILADQETGKTSKKGVFAGGDIVIGAATVILAMGAGRKAAAAMHEYLKTGAW
- a CDS encoding 2-hydroxyacyl-CoA dehydratase translates to MPVEILFAAGRVPVDLNNVFIASDLPADFIRVAEADGFPRNCCGWIKGIYGVVRRNDFREIVAVTQGDCSFTQALMEVLRYRGVSVVPFAFPFDRDPDVLSRELAKMAARFGTTVAEGERWKERLDGVRRLAHEIDRLTWEEGKVTGEENHQWLVACSDFDGDPDEYGRRAAAFLAEASTRPARNDLVPIAFVGVPPIVSGLHACFEEAGARAVLNEVQRQFAMPGATGSLVAQYLAYTYPYSFFERLSDIKAEAARREVRGIVHYVQSFCFRQIEDILLREEVGVPVLTLEGDAPGPVDGRTRIRVQAFVEMLQGR